One window of the Nocardia huaxiensis genome contains the following:
- a CDS encoding ferrochelatase yields MDRGTDQARSADALLLLSFGGPERPEDVMPFLENVTRGRGVPPERLAEVAQHYLHFGGVSPINALNLDIIKAIEAEFASRGIDLPVYFGNRNWHPMVEETVAGMRAAGIRSALVFPTSAWGGYSGCKQYDEDITRARAAVADAPDLVKIRQYYDHPLFIDAFADAIRAAVAELPEDRRGGARLVFTAHSIPTSADLASGPPQERELYSRQVREAARLCAAATGFDDYDVVWQSRSGPPHIPWLEPDIVDHLDALSARGVDAVVVCPVGFVSDHLEVIWDLDNEAKERAAELNMAFARAATPGPDPRFARMVADLVEEYLSAAAPAKLSAMPALGCTLNGDTCVPGCCAMPARRPA; encoded by the coding sequence GTGGATCGGGGCACCGATCAGGCCCGCAGCGCCGACGCGCTGCTCCTACTGTCCTTCGGTGGACCCGAACGCCCCGAGGACGTGATGCCGTTCCTGGAGAACGTCACTCGCGGCCGGGGCGTGCCCCCCGAGCGCCTCGCCGAAGTCGCGCAGCATTATCTGCACTTCGGCGGGGTCTCACCCATCAATGCGCTGAACCTCGACATCATCAAGGCGATCGAGGCCGAATTCGCTTCGCGCGGAATCGATCTGCCGGTGTATTTCGGAAATCGGAACTGGCATCCGATGGTCGAGGAGACCGTCGCGGGGATGCGTGCGGCCGGAATCCGTTCCGCCCTGGTGTTTCCCACCTCCGCGTGGGGCGGCTACTCCGGGTGCAAGCAGTACGACGAGGACATCACCCGGGCGCGCGCGGCGGTCGCCGATGCTCCGGATCTGGTGAAAATCCGTCAGTACTACGATCATCCGCTGTTCATCGACGCGTTCGCCGATGCCATTCGCGCTGCCGTGGCCGAACTCCCCGAGGATCGTCGCGGTGGAGCGCGCCTGGTTTTCACCGCGCACTCCATCCCGACTTCGGCCGACCTCGCCTCCGGCCCACCGCAAGAGCGTGAACTCTACAGCCGCCAGGTCCGTGAGGCCGCTCGATTGTGTGCCGCCGCAACAGGTTTCGACGACTATGACGTGGTGTGGCAGTCCCGCTCCGGCCCGCCGCACATCCCGTGGCTGGAACCCGACATCGTCGATCACCTCGACGCGCTCTCGGCGCGCGGCGTCGACGCGGTCGTGGTCTGCCCCGTCGGCTTCGTCTCCGATCACCTCGAGGTCATCTGGGATCTGGACAATGAGGCGAAAGAGCGTGCGGCGGAACTGAACATGGCCTTCGCCCGGGCCGCCACGCCCGGCCCCGACCCGCGCTTCGCCCGCATGGTCGCCGACTTGGTCGAGGAGTACCTGTCGGCCGCCGCACCGGCCAAGTTGAGCGCCATGCCCGCACTCGGCTGCACGCTCAACGGCGACACCTGCGTCCCCGGCTGCTGCGCCATGCCTGCTCGCCGTCCCGCGTAA
- the inhA gene encoding NADH-dependent enoyl-ACP reductase InhA, which translates to MGGLLAGKTVLITGIITDSSIAFHAAAVAQEQGAKVIITGIPERLRLIDRIAKRLPQEVPPAIGLDITSEENLAELAEKVRELAPEGVDGVLHSIAFAPKTLMGPDAVNFLDAPGPDAAKAFEISAWSYASLARAVLPVMNEGGSIVGMDFDPRTAMPYYNWMGVAKAALESVNRYVAREMGTAKKIRSNLIAAGPIKTLAAKAIAGTATDDAKQLNMLNEYWDGASPIGWDVDDPTVVAKSIVTLLSDWLPGTTGSIIYVDGGASHNTWFPDSSFGSN; encoded by the coding sequence ATGGGTGGATTGCTCGCAGGCAAGACTGTCCTCATCACCGGCATCATCACCGATTCCTCCATTGCCTTCCACGCGGCCGCGGTCGCGCAGGAGCAGGGCGCGAAGGTGATCATCACCGGTATTCCGGAGCGGCTGCGGCTGATCGACCGGATCGCCAAGCGCCTGCCGCAGGAGGTCCCGCCGGCCATCGGCCTGGACATCACCAGCGAGGAGAACCTCGCCGAACTGGCCGAGAAGGTCCGGGAGCTCGCGCCCGAGGGTGTGGACGGCGTGCTGCACTCGATCGCCTTCGCGCCCAAGACCCTCATGGGCCCGGACGCGGTGAACTTCCTGGACGCGCCCGGCCCGGACGCCGCCAAGGCGTTCGAGATCTCGGCCTGGTCGTATGCCTCGCTGGCCCGCGCCGTGCTGCCGGTCATGAACGAGGGCGGCTCCATCGTGGGCATGGACTTCGATCCGCGCACCGCCATGCCGTACTACAACTGGATGGGTGTGGCCAAGGCCGCACTCGAGTCGGTGAACCGCTATGTGGCGCGGGAAATGGGCACCGCCAAGAAGATTCGCTCGAATCTGATCGCGGCCGGCCCGATCAAGACCCTCGCCGCCAAGGCCATCGCGGGCACCGCCACCGATGACGCCAAGCAGCTGAACATGCTCAACGAGTACTGGGACGGCGCTTCGCCGATCGGCTGGGATGTGGACGACCCGACGGTGGTCGCCAAGTCCATCGTGACCCTGCTGTCGGATTGGCTGCCCGGCACCACCGGGTCGATCATCTACGTGGACGGCGGCGCCAGCCACAACACGTGGTTCCCGGACAGCAGCTTCGGCAGCAACTGA
- the fabG1 gene encoding 3-oxoacyl-ACP reductase FabG1, whose amino-acid sequence MSNFTSRSVLVTGGNRGIGLAVAQRLAADGHKVAVTHRGSGVPEGLFGVKCDVTDTESVDRAFSEVEAHQGPVEVLIANAGIVDNTLLMRMSEESFTKVVDANLTGAFRVAKRANRAMLRAKWGRIVFLGSVVASIGAPGQVNYCSAKAGLVGMARSITREIGSRNITANVVAPGLIDTDMTRDEMTPEMREQALKFIPAGRMGEPEDVAAVISFLASEDSRYVSGAIIPVDGGMGMGH is encoded by the coding sequence ATGTCGAACTTCACATCCCGCTCGGTGCTGGTCACGGGCGGCAATCGCGGTATCGGCCTCGCGGTTGCCCAGCGGTTGGCCGCCGACGGGCACAAGGTTGCCGTGACCCACCGCGGCTCGGGCGTGCCGGAAGGTCTCTTCGGCGTGAAATGCGATGTGACCGATACGGAGTCGGTGGATCGCGCGTTCAGTGAGGTCGAGGCGCACCAGGGTCCGGTCGAGGTGCTGATCGCCAATGCCGGCATCGTGGACAACACGCTGCTCATGCGCATGAGCGAGGAATCGTTCACCAAGGTCGTCGACGCCAACCTGACCGGCGCCTTCCGCGTCGCCAAGCGCGCGAATCGGGCCATGCTGCGGGCGAAGTGGGGCCGCATCGTCTTCCTGGGTTCGGTCGTGGCCTCCATCGGTGCGCCGGGACAGGTCAACTACTGTTCCGCCAAGGCCGGCCTGGTCGGCATGGCGCGCTCCATCACGCGTGAGATCGGTTCGCGCAATATCACCGCCAATGTCGTCGCCCCCGGTCTCATCGACACCGATATGACCCGCGACGAGATGACCCCCGAAATGCGGGAGCAGGCGCTCAAGTTCATCCCGGCCGGCCGCATGGGCGAGCCCGAGGATGTCGCCGCGGTGATCAGCTTCCTGGCTTCCGAGGACTCCCGCTACGTCTCCGGCGCGATCATTCCGGTCGACGGCGGAATGGGCATGGGCCACTAG